In Selenomonas dianae, a genomic segment contains:
- a CDS encoding secretion protein HlyD: MKSVGLVQIFCPVKETNRTHSIDYVEDLSTQTGRKRCAKTAVLNLSVLPL, encoded by the coding sequence ATGAAGTCCGTCGGATTGGTGCAGATTTTTTGTCCTGTCAAGGAGACAAACCGGACGCATAGCATAGACTATGTGGAGGATTTGTCGACACAGACAGGGCGAAAAAGATGTGCTAAGACGGCGGTGCTGAATTTATCAGTGCTTCCTTTATAA
- a CDS encoding FhaA domain-containing protein, with the protein MMDRVESFLGDHIEGFFNRKFSSHLEPVELIKGLEKEAKKQGAGKGLANSYLISLGTEDYQRLCSHRVADELAVALKKYIIRADLTMEGKLCICFTLDEGLRAGSYHLAARMQQQCVPVQGAEVSHDTMAQTIVLERPAFTDPRCLNLPPEHEIATITVLSGADEGISMRLAERKIYMGRMPQSEFILTDTNVSRVHAWIAYEQHRHVIYDAESRNGTFVNGVRITSQRLRDGDEIRLGTTALRYGVL; encoded by the coding sequence ATGATGGATCGCGTGGAATCTTTTCTGGGAGATCATATCGAAGGTTTTTTCAACCGTAAGTTCAGCAGTCATCTTGAGCCTGTCGAACTCATCAAGGGGCTTGAGAAGGAGGCAAAGAAGCAGGGCGCGGGGAAGGGTCTGGCGAACTCCTATCTCATCTCGCTTGGCACGGAGGACTATCAGCGTCTCTGCTCGCACCGCGTGGCGGATGAACTCGCTGTGGCACTCAAGAAATACATCATTCGTGCGGATCTCACAATGGAGGGGAAGCTGTGCATCTGTTTCACCCTCGATGAGGGGCTGCGTGCAGGCTCCTATCATCTTGCGGCACGGATGCAGCAGCAGTGTGTCCCCGTGCAGGGAGCGGAGGTTTCTCATGATACGATGGCACAGACCATTGTGCTTGAACGGCCTGCATTTACCGATCCGCGCTGCCTGAACCTGCCGCCCGAGCATGAGATTGCGACGATCACGGTGCTGAGCGGTGCGGATGAAGGTATCTCCATGCGTCTCGCCGAACGAAAAATCTACATGGGGCGTATGCCGCAGAGCGAGTTTATCCTGACGGATACGAATGTCTCGCGCGTCCACGCGTGGATCGCGTACGAGCAGCACCGCCATGTGATCTATGATGCCGAGAGCCGCAACGGCACATTTGTGAACGGTGTCCGCATCACGTCGCAGCGTCTGCGTGACGGTGATGAGATCCGCCTCGGTACGACAGCACTGCGCTACGGGGTGCTCTGA
- a CDS encoding FHA domain-containing protein gives MPAFVLKILRVLLEYGALLWLAYVVVRLGRTMFSTLRTDLKEAARPPQPSAGAASLVAIAGEGLSGQRFPVGHGISIGRSADNDIVLSDNFVSHHHVSIYQRDGVYIAEDLGSRNHTYLNDGVLTGRAYLRTGDVLRIGAVLLRFER, from the coding sequence ATGCCGGCATTTGTACTTAAAATTCTGCGTGTGCTGCTCGAATACGGGGCGCTGCTCTGGCTCGCCTATGTTGTTGTTCGGCTCGGACGAACGATGTTTTCCACGCTGCGCACGGATCTCAAGGAGGCGGCGCGTCCGCCGCAGCCGTCTGCCGGAGCGGCATCTCTTGTCGCCATTGCGGGCGAGGGGCTTTCGGGGCAGCGGTTTCCTGTGGGACATGGGATCTCCATCGGGCGCAGTGCGGACAATGATATTGTACTTTCGGATAATTTTGTATCCCATCACCATGTTTCCATCTATCAGAGGGATGGTGTGTATATTGCGGAGGATCTTGGCAGCCGCAATCATACCTATCTGAATGATGGGGTTCTGACGGGGCGGGCGTATCTGCGTACGGGTGATGTCCTGCGGATCGGCGCCGTTCTTCTGCGTTTTGAGAGGTAA
- a CDS encoding Stp1/IreP family PP2C-type Ser/Thr phosphatase, which translates to MIEVSSASDIGRVRTSNEDSYGVFSPSVYVVADGLGGHAAGEVASRMVVAAVHDMANEGGALDTASLQSAILRANAQVIRAAADNSSYEGMGSTATVLHIDEGAGMAYYAHVGDSRLYLLRHGTFRQVSRDHSYVEELVARGQLSEAEAQHHPRKNLLLRAVGVEEYLHVDGDSFPLESRDRLLLATDGLTNMVEDGELASLLGGDFTGVAERMAERALAGGGSDNITVIALAYEMP; encoded by the coding sequence ATGATAGAGGTTTCGAGTGCGTCGGATATTGGGCGCGTGCGGACATCGAACGAGGACAGCTACGGCGTATTCTCTCCCTCCGTCTATGTTGTCGCTGACGGGCTCGGCGGTCATGCGGCGGGGGAGGTGGCGAGCCGTATGGTGGTTGCCGCCGTGCACGATATGGCAAACGAGGGGGGAGCGTTGGATACGGCGAGCCTCCAAAGCGCCATCCTGCGTGCGAATGCACAGGTGATTCGTGCTGCTGCGGACAATTCCTCGTATGAGGGGATGGGCTCGACGGCGACGGTGCTCCACATCGACGAGGGTGCGGGGATGGCATACTATGCGCACGTCGGTGACAGCCGCCTCTATCTCCTGCGGCACGGTACATTTCGTCAGGTATCGCGCGACCACTCCTATGTGGAGGAGCTCGTCGCACGCGGACAGCTCAGCGAGGCGGAGGCGCAGCACCATCCGCGCAAAAATCTGCTCTTGCGCGCTGTCGGTGTTGAGGAGTACCTCCATGTGGACGGGGACTCCTTTCCGCTTGAGTCGAGAGATCGTTTGCTCCTCGCGACGGACGGTCTGACGAATATGGTGGAGGACGGGGAACTTGCGTCACTCCTCGGCGGCGACTTTACGGGGGTTGCGGAGCGCATGGCGGAGCGTGCCCTTGCGGGGGGCGGCAGTGACAATATCACGGTAATCGCCCTCGCGTATGAAATGCCATGA
- a CDS encoding FtsW/RodA/SpoVE family cell cycle protein → MTGGLKIAPVGILLCALGVLLLKQGAGTPGWVFDWHVQLACLPWLALLICAGAASYGIAARCRLDCVLLALAYVLLAVGLLEMARLKPALFTAQLRWACVGIVLWCIVVLFWNRLRRMLDYPYVLGLLTTLVLLLPLIFGVSIGGNKNWIAFGSFSVQPSEFGKILLIFFLAAYLADHHAVLTLPARRFLFLHLPPVRFIAPLIALWGLAVLMFIIAHDLGSALLFFGMAVLMTYMGTGRKSYVFLAGLFILAAAALSYALFGHVRVRFDIWLHPWADPNGMSYQVVQSLFAIGSGGIWGTGFAEGHPLLIPEVHTDFIFSAIAEEFGLIGAVLVLMVYALIFWRGSRIAMGLPRVEESLLAAGCAASILLQAFIITAGVTKLLPLTGITLPFISYGGSSMAASFVLVGILTALSKEVKEAADGRS, encoded by the coding sequence ATGACCGGCGGATTGAAAATTGCGCCCGTTGGGATTCTCCTCTGTGCACTCGGCGTTCTGCTTCTGAAACAGGGGGCAGGTACGCCGGGGTGGGTGTTTGACTGGCACGTACAGCTCGCATGTCTGCCGTGGCTTGCACTCCTCATCTGTGCGGGGGCGGCAAGCTATGGGATTGCGGCGCGGTGCCGATTGGACTGTGTTCTGCTCGCACTTGCCTATGTGCTTCTCGCTGTCGGACTTCTTGAGATGGCGCGGCTGAAACCCGCGCTTTTCACAGCGCAGCTGCGCTGGGCGTGCGTCGGCATCGTCCTCTGGTGCATCGTTGTGCTCTTTTGGAATCGCCTGCGCCGTATGCTCGACTATCCGTATGTGCTTGGACTTCTGACCACGCTTGTCCTCCTGCTCCCTCTGATCTTTGGCGTGAGCATCGGCGGCAACAAGAACTGGATTGCATTCGGTTCGTTTTCTGTGCAGCCCTCGGAGTTTGGCAAGATTCTGCTCATCTTCTTCCTCGCGGCGTATCTCGCCGACCATCATGCCGTGCTGACGCTCCCCGCACGCCGTTTCCTCTTTCTTCATCTGCCGCCTGTGCGTTTTATCGCGCCGCTTATCGCGCTCTGGGGGCTCGCCGTGCTCATGTTTATCATCGCGCATGACCTCGGTTCAGCACTGCTCTTCTTCGGAATGGCGGTGCTCATGACCTATATGGGGACGGGGCGCAAATCCTACGTTTTTCTTGCCGGTCTGTTTATCCTTGCTGCTGCGGCTCTCAGCTACGCACTGTTCGGACACGTTCGCGTGCGCTTTGACATCTGGCTGCATCCGTGGGCAGACCCGAACGGGATGTCCTATCAGGTCGTACAGTCCCTCTTTGCCATTGGCTCGGGCGGCATCTGGGGGACGGGCTTTGCCGAGGGGCATCCGCTGCTCATTCCCGAGGTGCATACGGATTTCATCTTTTCTGCGATTGCCGAGGAGTTCGGGCTGATCGGTGCGGTTCTCGTACTTATGGTTTATGCGCTGATCTTTTGGCGGGGCAGCCGCATTGCGATGGGGTTGCCGCGTGTGGAGGAGTCACTGCTGGCGGCGGGCTGTGCTGCGAGTATTCTCCTGCAGGCGTTCATCATCACGGCGGGCGTGACAAAACTCCTGCCGCTCACGGGCATTACGCTGCCCTTCATCAGCTACGGCGGCAGCTCGATGGCGGCGAGCTTCGTTCTTGTCGGCATCTTGACGGCACTGTCAAAGGAAGTCAAGGAGGCGGCGGATGGCAGATCGTAA
- a CDS encoding peptidoglycan D,D-transpeptidase FtsI family protein — protein sequence MADRNIRKHIAVAALFLLALIGIQILYLAKLSVWDGDELAAHPLNTRTALTEQGIVRGRILDCAGRVLAESAADHVRSYPYGRILAPVTGYQTERYGATGVEQVAGSALSGITTDVAHMGPLRNLLRADVGYDVRLTVDAELSEAAWNALGAHRGAVVVMDAETGALRAMVSKPSFDPASAEGQWDELTARADSPLLNRAAQGLYPPGSTFKTLIADAALEAGVTNPDEVFTCTGELAIGTDYVLHESHGEVHGKLRLADALRESCNVTFATLALRLGTSGLSSAFERFGIGAELAAPEIPMAAAHIPNMKMLSDGETAQLGIGQGELLVTPLQMMLLADAFANGGKVMQPYLVDAVLTTGGTSLYGASPAVWRTATTAERAAIIDGYMADVVAEGTGTAADVTGVRVTGKTGTAENASGTDHAWFIGSAERGGRKIVMAILVEEGGFGGHTAAGIAHTVIQQYFEGLR from the coding sequence ATGGCAGATCGTAACATCCGAAAACACATCGCTGTCGCGGCATTGTTTCTGCTTGCACTGATCGGCATTCAGATTCTCTACCTTGCAAAGCTGAGCGTTTGGGATGGCGACGAGCTTGCTGCGCACCCGCTCAATACGAGGACGGCACTCACGGAGCAGGGCATTGTGCGCGGACGCATCCTTGACTGTGCGGGGCGCGTGCTTGCGGAGAGCGCGGCCGATCATGTGCGATCCTATCCGTATGGGCGCATCCTTGCACCTGTGACGGGCTATCAGACGGAACGCTATGGCGCGACGGGCGTGGAGCAGGTTGCGGGTTCGGCGCTCAGCGGCATTACAACGGATGTTGCACACATGGGGCCTCTGCGCAATCTCCTGCGTGCGGATGTGGGCTACGATGTGCGGCTGACCGTCGACGCGGAGCTTTCCGAGGCGGCGTGGAATGCGCTTGGGGCACATCGCGGCGCGGTCGTCGTCATGGATGCCGAGACGGGAGCTCTGCGTGCAATGGTGAGCAAGCCATCCTTTGACCCCGCCTCGGCGGAAGGGCAGTGGGATGAACTCACGGCACGCGCAGACAGTCCTCTGCTGAACCGTGCAGCGCAGGGGCTCTATCCGCCGGGGTCGACATTCAAGACGCTGATTGCGGATGCCGCACTTGAGGCGGGAGTGACAAATCCCGACGAAGTGTTCACCTGCACGGGGGAACTTGCCATTGGTACGGACTATGTGCTGCATGAAAGCCATGGTGAGGTACATGGGAAGCTGCGTCTTGCGGATGCGCTGCGTGAGTCCTGCAATGTCACCTTTGCGACGCTGGCTTTGCGTCTCGGTACGAGCGGGCTCTCGTCCGCGTTTGAACGGTTCGGTATCGGGGCGGAACTTGCCGCTCCCGAGATTCCGATGGCGGCGGCGCATATACCCAACATGAAGATGCTCAGCGACGGCGAGACGGCGCAGCTTGGTATCGGGCAGGGGGAGCTCCTCGTGACACCCCTGCAAATGATGCTTCTTGCGGATGCGTTTGCAAACGGCGGGAAAGTCATGCAGCCGTATCTTGTGGATGCCGTGCTGACGACAGGGGGCACGTCCCTCTATGGAGCAAGTCCTGCTGTCTGGAGGACGGCGACAACGGCGGAGCGTGCGGCGATCATCGACGGTTATATGGCGGATGTCGTCGCGGAAGGGACGGGGACGGCGGCAGATGTCACGGGCGTGCGCGTTACGGGCAAGACAGGGACGGCGGAGAACGCGAGCGGCACGGATCACGCGTGGTTCATCGGTTCGGCGGAGCGCGGCGGGCGCAAGATCGTCATGGCAATTCTCGTGGAGGAGGGCGGCTTTGGCGGGCATACTGCGGCAGGGATTGCACACACAGTAATACAGCAATATTTTGAAGGGCTGCGTTGA
- the pknB gene encoding Stk1 family PASTA domain-containing Ser/Thr kinase: protein MVERVLDGRYALETLVGSGGMADVYRAKDRLLERTVAVKILHRQYENDTEFIARFQREAKAAARITHPNIVNVFDVGVAEGRHYIVMEYVPGRTLKERIKDEGPVPPAQALHIARQIAGALAQAHANNLVHCDIKPHNILVMPDGNVKVADFGIARAVTESTMTYNDNIMGSVHYFSPEQARGTIITPKSDVYSLGVVLYEMLTGRIPFDGNTAVSIARKHLEEEPQSVRSIVPSIPPVVEALVTRMMAKEPALRPDSRLLVQDITRTEQMMRGDTAAMHTFDPDATRVLSPVEAQEIGAIAEAEEEENEAEEKSFFRTRKFKFGLVLILMLGFFTGFFLSFGKFWSSVEIAVPDVTGKQLTLARQILEDQHLRVTVAETYDASVPVGIVVSQTPEAGTKVKEERTITIYVSKGGEELEMPNLRGLKQEDALKKLQQMGLRLGSSYETFSDEDSGTVISQDPRSGTRITKGQSVDITVSKGQKIKKITVPNVKGVPADRAHTMIEGSGLKVGGTSEEASTQAAGTVVSQSPAAGTEVDSGTAVQVVVSSGSKAASPSKEGAKNSEPKKNDKDPAGRRIQTEKTE from the coding sequence ATGGTTGAGCGTGTCTTGGATGGACGCTACGCGCTGGAGACGCTGGTGGGCAGCGGCGGCATGGCGGATGTCTATCGGGCGAAGGATCGGCTCTTGGAGCGTACCGTCGCCGTCAAGATTCTCCACCGGCAGTATGAGAATGACACGGAGTTCATCGCACGTTTTCAGCGTGAGGCGAAGGCGGCAGCACGCATTACACATCCGAATATCGTCAATGTATTCGATGTCGGCGTCGCAGAGGGGCGGCACTACATTGTCATGGAGTACGTTCCGGGGCGCACGCTGAAGGAACGGATCAAGGATGAGGGACCTGTGCCTCCCGCACAAGCACTGCACATCGCGCGTCAGATTGCGGGTGCGCTCGCACAGGCACACGCGAACAACCTCGTGCACTGCGACATCAAGCCGCACAACATCCTCGTCATGCCCGACGGCAATGTGAAGGTCGCGGACTTCGGCATTGCGCGCGCAGTCACGGAGTCCACCATGACGTACAACGACAACATCATGGGCTCGGTGCATTACTTTTCGCCTGAGCAGGCACGCGGGACGATCATCACGCCGAAGTCAGATGTCTACTCGCTCGGTGTTGTGCTCTACGAGATGCTGACGGGGCGGATTCCGTTCGACGGAAATACGGCGGTGAGCATCGCACGCAAGCACCTTGAGGAGGAGCCGCAGTCCGTGCGCTCGATCGTTCCGAGCATACCACCCGTTGTAGAGGCTCTTGTGACGCGCATGATGGCAAAAGAGCCCGCACTGCGTCCCGACAGCCGTCTGCTCGTACAGGACATCACGCGTACGGAGCAGATGATGCGCGGCGATACGGCTGCGATGCACACGTTCGATCCCGATGCGACGCGTGTACTTTCCCCCGTGGAGGCGCAGGAGATCGGTGCCATCGCCGAGGCGGAGGAAGAAGAGAACGAGGCAGAGGAAAAGTCCTTCTTTCGCACGAGGAAATTCAAGTTTGGTCTTGTCCTTATCCTCATGCTCGGTTTCTTTACGGGATTCTTCCTGAGTTTCGGCAAGTTTTGGAGTTCCGTGGAGATTGCCGTGCCGGATGTGACGGGCAAGCAGCTCACGCTCGCACGTCAGATTCTGGAGGATCAGCATCTGCGCGTGACGGTTGCGGAAACCTATGACGCATCCGTACCTGTGGGCATCGTCGTTTCACAGACACCGGAGGCGGGTACGAAGGTCAAGGAAGAACGTACAATCACCATCTATGTCAGCAAGGGCGGCGAGGAGCTTGAGATGCCGAATCTGCGTGGGCTGAAACAGGAGGATGCGCTCAAAAAACTACAGCAGATGGGGCTGCGCCTCGGCTCGTCCTATGAGACGTTCTCCGACGAAGACAGCGGCACGGTCATCTCGCAGGATCCGCGCAGCGGCACGCGCATCACAAAGGGGCAGTCGGTGGACATCACCGTCAGCAAGGGACAGAAGATCAAGAAGATCACGGTTCCCAATGTGAAGGGCGTGCCGGCGGATCGGGCGCATACGATGATCGAGGGCAGTGGTCTGAAGGTTGGCGGTACATCCGAGGAGGCAAGCACACAGGCGGCAGGAACGGTTGTCAGCCAGTCCCCTGCAGCGGGTACGGAGGTCGACAGCGGGACGGCGGTACAGGTTGTCGTTTCGAGCGGCAGCAAGGCAGCTTCTCCCTCAAAGGAAGGGGCGAAGAACAGCGAGCCAAAGAAAAACGACAAAGATCCCGCCGGTCGGCGTATCCAGACGGAAAAGACAGAGTAG
- the rsgA gene encoding ribosome small subunit-dependent GTPase A, translated as MVAERGRILKVYNNVLHVAAEDAVILCQLRGRVKKGRSDMGLVPGDLVALERISSEEGVIERIEARTNLLRRPRVANLTQIVITVAAASPDPHPLVVSRFLVLAELSGVKKIILCVNKMDLCTGDPAAFLAEYEAAGYPVLRVSAEQGAGLDELRARLAGEITVLAGPSGAGKSSLLNAIHPTLALATGAVSEKIGRGRHTTRRAELLPFAGGYVVDTPGFTQQELTELMPEDLAQCFPEFSHYTGCRFAPCSHSHEPDCAVKAAVEAAELSRMRYDAYIALLAELKSKRK; from the coding sequence ATGGTGGCAGAGCGCGGACGCATCCTGAAGGTCTACAACAATGTGCTCCACGTCGCGGCAGAGGATGCGGTCATCCTCTGTCAGCTGCGCGGCAGGGTCAAGAAGGGGCGCAGCGACATGGGGCTTGTCCCCGGTGACCTCGTTGCCTTGGAGCGTATATCCTCAGAGGAGGGGGTAATCGAACGCATCGAGGCTCGCACGAATCTCCTGCGGCGTCCGCGTGTGGCGAATCTCACGCAGATCGTCATTACCGTTGCAGCGGCATCGCCCGACCCGCATCCGCTTGTTGTGAGCCGCTTCCTCGTGCTCGCAGAGCTCTCGGGGGTGAAAAAAATCATCCTCTGTGTGAATAAGATGGATCTTTGTACGGGGGATCCTGCGGCGTTCCTTGCGGAATACGAGGCGGCGGGCTATCCCGTCCTGCGTGTATCGGCGGAACAGGGGGCGGGACTGGACGAACTGCGTGCGCGCCTCGCGGGTGAGATCACTGTGCTCGCGGGACCGTCGGGCGCAGGGAAGTCCTCGCTGCTCAACGCGATTCATCCGACGCTGGCGCTTGCTACAGGTGCGGTCAGCGAGAAGATCGGGCGCGGGCGGCACACGACGCGGCGTGCGGAGCTGCTTCCGTTTGCTGGGGGGTACGTCGTCGATACGCCCGGATTTACGCAACAGGAACTTACGGAGCTCATGCCCGAGGATTTGGCGCAGTGTTTTCCGGAGTTTTCCCATTATACGGGCTGCCGCTTCGCACCGTGCAGCCACAGCCATGAGCCGGACTGCGCCGTCAAGGCGGCGGTGGAGGCGGCAGAACTTTCACGAATGCGGTACGATGCTTACATCGCACTGCTCGCGGAACTGAAATCAAAAAGGAAATAG
- the rpe gene encoding ribulose-phosphate 3-epimerase has protein sequence MAHEHEHEDEMMEEEHIHIERPTIIAPSILSADFANLGADVRRVEEAGAEYIHIDVMDGMFVPNITLGPCVVESLRKVSKAVFDVHLMVEHPETHIEPFAKAGADIITFHVEATRHAHRVIQQIKAAGCKAGIALNPGTSIYTLEELIDDVDMVLLMTVNPGFGGQKFIENMLGKIHALYHTVMDNELDVDIEVDGGINAETAESVRSAGANVLVAGSYIYGAADVPAAIASLRG, from the coding sequence ATGGCACACGAACATGAACACGAAGATGAAATGATGGAAGAAGAGCACATTCACATCGAGCGCCCGACCATCATCGCGCCGTCCATCCTCTCGGCGGATTTTGCGAACCTCGGCGCGGATGTGCGCCGCGTGGAGGAAGCGGGTGCGGAGTACATCCACATTGATGTAATGGATGGGATGTTTGTGCCGAACATTACGCTCGGACCGTGCGTCGTGGAGAGTCTGCGCAAGGTTTCCAAGGCGGTCTTTGACGTACATCTTATGGTGGAACACCCCGAAACACACATCGAGCCGTTCGCCAAGGCGGGCGCGGACATCATTACGTTCCATGTCGAGGCGACGCGCCACGCGCACCGCGTTATTCAACAGATTAAGGCGGCGGGCTGCAAGGCGGGCATTGCGCTCAATCCCGGCACGTCGATCTATACCCTTGAGGAGCTGATCGACGATGTGGATATGGTGCTTCTCATGACGGTTAACCCCGGTTTTGGCGGGCAGAAGTTCATTGAGAACATGCTCGGCAAGATTCACGCGCTCTATCATACGGTTATGGACAACGAACTGGATGTTGACATCGAGGTCGACGGCGGCATCAATGCAGAGACAGCGGAGTCCGTGCGCTCGGCGGGTGCGAACGTGCTCGTTGCAGGTTCGTATATCTATGGTGCGGCGGATGTACCTGCCGCCATCGCATCGCTGCGCGGATGA
- the queC gene encoding 7-cyano-7-deazaguanine synthase QueC has translation MGEKAVILLSGGLDSCTCMAVAHAAGYELYPISFDYHQRYDREVECAKRIAEHFHAAEHLIIETNMDAVGGSAVTDLSIDVPEGDPDRTEIPVTYVPARNLIFLSYALGYAERVGAVHLYIGVNSVDYSGYPDCRPEFIAAFQAAADAATAAATERGRRIVIETPLQHLSKGEIVKLGTKLGAPYELTTSCYRGGAEACGVCDSCVLRLRGFAEAGRRDPIPYAAGVR, from the coding sequence ATGGGGGAAAAAGCGGTAATTCTGCTCTCGGGAGGGCTTGACAGCTGTACCTGCATGGCGGTCGCCCATGCAGCGGGCTATGAGCTCTATCCGATCAGCTTCGACTATCACCAACGCTATGATCGTGAGGTGGAGTGCGCGAAGCGGATCGCGGAACATTTTCACGCGGCGGAGCATCTTATCATCGAGACAAATATGGATGCGGTCGGCGGCTCTGCTGTGACCGATCTTTCGATTGATGTACCGGAGGGCGATCCGGATCGCACGGAGATCCCTGTGACATACGTACCCGCCCGCAACCTCATCTTTCTGAGCTATGCTCTGGGCTATGCGGAGCGTGTAGGGGCGGTACATCTCTACATCGGTGTGAACTCCGTCGACTACTCTGGTTATCCCGACTGCCGTCCCGAATTCATCGCCGCATTTCAGGCGGCGGCGGATGCTGCGACGGCAGCCGCTACCGAGCGCGGACGGCGCATCGTCATCGAGACGCCGCTTCAGCATCTCTCAAAGGGAGAGATTGTCAAACTGGGGACGAAGCTCGGTGCGCCGTATGAGCTGACGACGAGCTGCTATCGCGGCGGAGCGGAGGCGTGCGGTGTCTGCGACAGCTGCGTCCTGCGTTTGCGCGGCTTTGCCGAGGCGGGGCGGCGCGACCCGATCCCGTATGCGGCAGGAGTGCGATGA
- the folE2 gene encoding GTP cyclohydrolase FolE2, translating into MLDVQSREDSRGIAIQRVGVKEVRLPFLIKKQTGGYQQVLARIAFTVSLPMEFKGTHMSRFLEILLPWSEKPLAEEEMDAMLTEALDRLHAEAAEVSLAFTYFLKKKAPVSGRTSLLDLDASFTGRKRRGESMQFELGLSMPFTSLCPCSKEISAYGAHNQRSVARVRLRYHEGVPCIYIEDLAALLERQGSAPIYPLLKRADEKYVTEAAYENPKFVEDILRDTVLALRALPGLAYFSLECENEESIHSHNAFAAHEEYLKQN; encoded by the coding sequence ATGTTGGATGTACAGAGCCGCGAGGACAGTCGCGGTATTGCCATTCAGCGCGTCGGTGTCAAGGAAGTGCGTCTGCCCTTCCTCATCAAAAAGCAGACAGGCGGCTATCAGCAGGTGCTCGCACGCATTGCATTCACCGTGTCCCTGCCGATGGAGTTCAAGGGGACGCACATGAGCCGCTTCCTCGAAATCCTCCTGCCGTGGAGCGAGAAACCGCTCGCCGAGGAGGAGATGGACGCGATGCTCACGGAGGCACTGGATCGTCTTCACGCCGAGGCGGCCGAGGTTTCGCTTGCGTTCACCTATTTTCTCAAAAAAAAAGCACCCGTCAGCGGACGTACATCGCTGCTCGACCTCGATGCCTCCTTTACGGGGCGCAAGCGGCGTGGAGAATCGATGCAGTTTGAGTTGGGGCTCTCCATGCCGTTCACCTCGCTCTGTCCGTGCAGCAAGGAGATCTCTGCGTACGGAGCACACAATCAGCGTTCTGTGGCACGCGTGCGGCTCCGTTATCATGAGGGCGTGCCCTGCATCTATATCGAGGATCTGGCGGCACTCTTGGAGCGGCAGGGCTCTGCGCCCATCTATCCGCTCTTAAAGCGTGCGGATGAGAAGTACGTCACCGAGGCAGCGTATGAGAATCCGAAATTCGTCGAGGACATTCTGCGCGACACCGTACTCGCCCTGCGTGCACTGCCGGGGCTTGCATACTTCTCGCTCGAATGTGAAAATGAGGAGTCCATTCACAGTCACAATGCCTTTGCAGCGCATGAAGAGTATCTGAAGCAGAATTGA
- a CDS encoding lysylphosphatidylglycerol synthase transmembrane domain-containing protein: MSKFARRFLLLFVLVVGISSAVIYTTVDINTLHNLTRFHSWSLLLALIAVGLGMFFDGSRLMHLVKISNEKITLYQAVQVIFGNYFLALLTPGATGGAVAQVMFLRHAGVPTGKAAVLVIVRTLLSIFFLALCMPFIFLHDEGIVPGVSNDILMAVTLAAFLGIVFIVVGARRGFLDYIVVWIARRLRDKKRHQLFGLYRDTKSAISLLLGAPRQMLVVFAESGMNLLCIYAVVPCLLLGLGVTDADWYTVMGRMIFLNMLLYFSPTPGGSGIAEGGFVLLFAATVPAGTVGIVAVCWRLLAEYLPFLIGFYYTVTVFGREFLRRY, encoded by the coding sequence ATGAGTAAATTTGCGCGGCGCTTTCTCCTTCTTTTTGTGCTCGTGGTGGGCATCTCCTCCGCCGTCATCTATACGACGGTGGACATCAATACGCTCCATAACCTGACGCGTTTTCATTCGTGGTCGCTCCTCTTGGCACTCATCGCCGTCGGGCTTGGGATGTTTTTCGACGGCAGCCGCCTCATGCACCTCGTCAAAATCTCCAATGAAAAAATCACCTTGTACCAAGCGGTACAGGTGATCTTCGGCAATTATTTTCTCGCACTTCTCACGCCGGGCGCAACGGGCGGCGCGGTCGCACAGGTCATGTTTCTGCGCCATGCGGGCGTACCTACGGGAAAGGCGGCGGTGCTCGTCATCGTGCGGACGCTGCTCTCGATCTTTTTCCTTGCACTCTGTATGCCCTTCATCTTTCTGCATGACGAGGGCATCGTCCCCGGTGTATCGAACGATATTTTGATGGCAGTGACACTTGCGGCATTTCTTGGGATTGTATTCATCGTTGTGGGGGCGCGGCGCGGCTTCCTCGACTACATCGTCGTCTGGATCGCACGCCGTCTGCGGGACAAGAAGCGGCATCAGCTCTTTGGGCTCTACCGCGATACAAAGAGCGCAATCTCGCTGCTCCTCGGTGCGCCGCGTCAGATGCTCGTCGTCTTTGCCGAGTCGGGGATGAACCTCCTCTGTATCTACGCCGTCGTTCCGTGCCTCCTGCTCGGGCTCGGCGTGACCGATGCGGACTGGTACACCGTCATGGGGCGTATGATCTTCCTCAATATGCTCCTCTACTTCAGTCCGACGCCGGGTGGCTCCGGCATTGCCGAGGGCGGTTTTGTCCTCCTCTTCGCCGCGACTGTTCCCGCGGGGACGGTCGGCATCGTCGCCGTCTGTTGGCGGCTTCTCGCCGAATACCTCCCGTTCCTCATCGGTTTCTACTACACCGTCACCGTCTTTGGACGCGAGTTTCTACGGCGGTATTGA